A window of Drosophila sulfurigaster albostrigata strain 15112-1811.04 chromosome X, ASM2355843v2, whole genome shotgun sequence genomic DNA:
CGTGATCAGCTGCAAAAGTTTGCCCAGTATCTGATCAGTGAATTGCCACAGCAGATATTACCAACGGCACAGAGGCTGCTCGATGAGCTGCTCAGCGCACAGCCGACGGCAATCAACACGGTCTGCGGTGCACCAGATCCAACAGCGGGGGCATCGATCAACGATCAGACCAGCTGGTATCTGGACGAAAAGACGctgcacaacaacatcaagcgCATACTCATCAAATTCATTCTGCCCGCGCCAATTGTGTTTAGTGATGTCAACTATCTGACCAATTCAGCGCCACCGGCGGCTGCCGAATGGACTTCGTTATTGCGTCCGTTGCGTGGCCGGGAGCCGGAGGGCATGTGGAATCTGTTGTCGATAGTGCGCGAAATGTACAGACGCTGTGATCGCAATGCCGTGCGCTTGCTTGAGATCATCACCGAGGAGTGCATGGCCTGCGATCAGATGCTCATCTGGTGGTTCCAAACGAAGCTGGCCCTCATGATGGGCTCGCACGGTCACAGCGGTGGCAAACACTCCAATACCCATTCGAATTCGACAGCGTTGCAGCATGCGTGCAGTTCGCTGTGCGATGAGATTGTCGCCCTCTGGCGTCTAGCTGCTCTCAATCCGGGCCTCGCACCCGATGAGCGTGACATGTTGCATGCCCAGTTTACGGCCTGGCATTTGAAGATCTTGGATCGTGTGGTCAAGAGTCGCATGATGCCGCCATCGTATTCGAACAAGCATCAACAGAACTCACGTTCCGAGACGGAGCTCTTCATTGGCTTTAAGCCAGCGATTGAGGCATGCTATCTGGACTGGGAGGATTATCCCATAGCGGGTGTGACGCATACGCATGATACCAATCCCATTTACTATTCGCCATTCACCTGCTTCAAGCACACCGATGTCAAAGGAGAACCGGGCACCGGCGCCGGAGCGAGTCAACTGAATGCCACACAGGCACTgatgagcaacaacaagcactaCAATTACTTCAGTGCGTCCAACGATCATGGGCTGCATGCGAGCGCCTTTAAGCAGCGACCCGAGCGCAGTGGCTATCGGGAACGCTTCGATGCGAGTGGCGCCGAATTGTTTGGCTCCCCCTCTGAGCAGCCGTCCATAAACGCTGTGCTGATGCTAGCGCGCGTCAATGCCGCCTGTGGCATGGGCGTTGATCGCGATGCCATTACGCTGGCCGCCAATAGTCAGCcgacacagcagcagcagcagcagcaacagttggcCAATGTTGCTGGCGTGGCCAATGCCAAGGCAAATGCAGCGACAGCTGGAGTTGGTGGCGGAGGTGTTGCCTCAGCGCCAggagcatcaacagcaactggcggcggcggcggcggtggcggtgatGGCAATCGGTCGAGTGCCAGCAGCGAGGGATTCTGTGAGAATGATGATTTCGGtggcgacaacagcagcagtcacaACTATTGCACCGACCGCACACCGAAAGTGGTGGGACAGAAATCGTTAACGGAATCCGATTCACAGAGCAGCTTCGATGCCGTCTCACAGCAGAGCAAAGACGCAGTCACAAGCAGTCCAGATGAAGCTGGCGTTGGAGCCGCAGTTTCAGCTGTGGCGTTGCCTGTGCCTGGGACACCAGACTATCGACAGCAGACGAGCTCCACATCGGATACATCGTCTGCGTCGTCGGCATCGTCGTCTGCATCGACCGCCtccggcagcagcaacagctccaCATCGTACATGCTCAAGTCTGTggcggctgcagctgcagcagtggcacagcagcaacagcagcaacaacagcagcagcagcaacaacaacagcagcagcaacaggtgTCGCGTCGTCTGTCTAAGGATGAATcgttcagcagcagcagcgatgagTTTGTCGCGCAAGTGGCGGCAGCTGACGTTAATGCGGCCgtagctgcagctgctggcgaGTTGACGCCAGTGGCAAGTACATCGGCAGCAGCACGAGCGGCGCTGGCAGCGAAGGCAGcgccaacatcagcagcagcagcaacagcagttggagcaacaacatcagcaacgacagcaaccggaggagcaacaacagcagcagcaaccggaGGAGCAACagcgggagcagcagcaacagctggaGCTGCTGCATCAAACTACGCTCTGCCTGCCGTTGAGCTgccttgcagcagcagcagcctggcCGCTCGCGGCGTCGCCCTCGCCAACGAGAAGCCGCACATCTTTTCGAATGTGCGTCCCTCAGAGGATGCCTGGGACATACTGCTCGCCCGGGCGGAGGGATTGCATGCGCATGGCCACGGTCGAGAAGCGTGCATTCTGGCCGTACGTCTCGCCGAACAGATGCTCGCGAATCCGCCCAACCTGCTGATGGAGTTGCCGCCAGCGCCGAAGCGGAAGGGGAAAAAGCAGAATGTGAATCCCATCTCGCATCAGCTAACCGTGGTGGCATCCTCGACGCTCTCCAAGTGCGCCTTCCTCTGCACCGTGCTGTCGGAGAACTCGGAGCATTATCACATCGGCTTTCGCATCTGTTTGTTTGCCCTCGAAATGCCCCGACCGCCCGCCAGCACCAAGCCGCTGGAGGTGAAGCTTGCAAACCAGGAGGCGGACATCTTGGCGCTGCTCAAGCGCTTGCCGTTGGGTGTTGCTGAGTTGCAGGTGATACGTGAACGCGCCGAGCAATTGCGCAGTGGCACGTTCAAGACGCGCGGCGAGGCATTGCTGCCGATCAATCTGGCGACGTTCATCTTCGATGCACTCGTGACGACCGCGTCGGCAAAGTTCCCCTCAAATGCGGCCGCCGAGCTGGCGGGCATGACGCGGCGCTCCAATCCCGCCGTCTTCAAGCAGCTCAGCGAGGAGAACATGGGCTTCGAGGCGGCTGTGGCGGCGCTGGGACTGAAGGCGAATGTCTCCGAGGCCGAGCATCCGTTGCTGTGCGAGGGAACGCGACGACAGCGGGGCGAATTGGCGCTCACACTGCTCTCCCACTACAAGGACGAGCCGCGTAAGATAGCCAAGATTATGGAGAAGCTGCTGGATCGTGAGATACACACGCTGCTCAAGGCGCCACTGTTGCCCGCCTACTATTCCAGTCATCCGCCAGTGCGTACGCCCAGCAGCCAGCAATCGTTGCGACGCGACGATCACGAATATGGAGGAGCTGGCTCGAGTGGTGCAGGTGGAGCTGGTGGCAGCGGAGTGGGCGGCAGTGCACCGTTCAATCTCTGCGAGCTGCTCCCCAATGACTATGGCAGCGTGGGCGGCAACAGTCGACCGCACAGCTCGACCAGCGCCGAGCTGGAGCTGAGCATGTGTGCGCTGAGcatggccagcagcagcaatcagtCGTGCAGCAGCAATAATGCCCAGGCTCCAACGGGCCTTGTGCCTTGCCAGAACAATAGCGGCAGTAATAAtcctggagcagcagcagcggcagtcGGAGCAGTTGGTGGTGCCACTGGTGGTGCAGCAGTCGGATCATCGGGTGCCCCTGCTGTTGGCGGCACATCCAACAgcggtggcaacagcaacaatgccagcggcaacaacactggcagcggcggcaatggcaacggcaacaatcCAACAAACAGCAGTCGCAGCAAGGAGAGTCGCTACAAGGGCAAGCGTGCGTATCCCTCGATACCCAATCAACCGTCCGAGGCGAGCGCCCATTTCATGTTTGAGCTGGCCAAGAATGTGCTCAATAAGGCCGGCGGCAACAGCTCCACATCGCTCTTCACACAGGCGAGCACCAGTCAGAATCATCATGGCCCGCACCGGGCGCTCCACATGTGCGCCTTTCAGTTGGGTCTCTATGCCCTGGGACTGCACAATTGCGTCAGTCCCAATTGGCTGTCGCGCACCTACTCGTCGCACGTCTCTTGGATCCTGGGACAGGCAATGGAGATTGGTGCGCCGGCCATTAGCTTCCTGATTGACACATGGGAGGCGCACCTGACGCCGCCCGAAGCAGCGGGCATGGCGGATCGTGCCTCACGTGGCTGGGACAGCAACATGGTGTATCCGGCTGCCGAATTGGCGCTCTCCGTGCTGCCACATGCGGCCGCACTCAATCCCAACGAGATACAGCGCGCCATACTGCAGTGCAAGGAGCAAAGCGATCTGATGTTGGAGCGTGCTTGTCTCACAGTCGAAACGGCGGCCAAGGGTGGCGGCGTCTATCCCGAGGTGCTGTTCCAGGTGGCTCGCTACTGGTATGAGTTGTACACGCGCAATGCGCCCAACAATAGTGTCGCTGACTATGAGCAGCATGACGAGCAGCTGGAGCATTCTGCGGTTAGCCTGAGTGCACTCATCGAATCCCacgagctgcagcagcagcagcaacaacagcagcagcagcagcagcaacaacagcagcaacaacaacaacagcagcagcagcaacagctgatgAATGCAGCGGCCGCGGCAGCTGGAGGCGCAGGACCTCTGCCAGGACCTCCGGTGGTCAGTTCGGCGCCGCAGCCCTTCCAGCCGGGCGTGGCAACGTTGGCGCCCATTGGACTGGCGCCATACGGTCCGTACACGTTCTGCCAGAGCATCTATGCACACCATCACAATCTCAGCTATCCGCCCGGACAGATGCAGATGTACATCTCAGCTGGtctgccaccgccaccgcaaaCGCTGTACACGGGCTatgcacagcaacagcagccgccaccgccgcctaATGGCCAGCCTAGCCATGGCCAGCATGGGCAGCCGCAGCAAGCgtctcagcagcagcagcagcaacagcagcaacaacagcagcagcagcaacagcagcagcagcaacaacagcaactggctCCACCCAGTGTGGTGCATGCAGCGCCGCCGGGACATCAGCCACCGCCAGCGTTCCAGGCACCACCGCCAGGCGCATTCCAGTCTCTGCCGCCGCAAGCGTATCAATCACTGCAGCAGGGTCCGCCCGGACCGCCCATGGGACCCATGGCGCCGGCCTACTACGGtccaccgccgccaccaccgccCAATGGGCCACCCGGTGGAGTGGGTGTGCCATTGCGTCAGCATCCTGGCCAGCATCCGGCACAGCATCCGCCGCAGCATGCAGTGTACCCGTTCATGCAGCAACAggcgccaccgccgccgccacagcaacagcagccgccgccaTCGCAGCCGCCAGTGCGCCAGCGGCAACCGCAACATCAATTCTCGTGAGTACTTCGTTATCTATTATTTGAGTTAATCTTAACGCACTctttatgtttgtattttagaCCGACACAAATGCGTTATCTGCTGGTGGCCTACAATGTGGGCATGCTAGCCATGGAGACGTTGGCGCGACGCGTCCACGATGATCGGCCGCAGGCAAAGTACGCACGCCATCCGCCCTATGGCGAGGATGTCAAATGGCTGCTGAGGATTAGCAAAAAGCTGGGCAATCAGTATCTGCATCAGTTCTGCATTTGTGCAGTCAACTCCATTGTCAGTCCGTTTGTGCTGCACGATGTGGCCATCGAATCGGCGCACTATCTGGGCCGCAACAATCATCAGCTGGTCATGCAACATCTGCGCTCGGCTTTAATGCCACTCGTCCAAAAGTGTCAACAAATGTAAGCAGACAGATGTTGTTCCTCGATTCCTGCATTAATGATGTCTATTTTGATTTGTAGGTACATCCAGTGCATACACCAGAAGTTGTACCATCTGACTCAGGGGGACTACGAGGAGTTTGTCAGCATTGTATTTGCCGCGCGCGCCGCTTTCCACATCACCCCCGAGGGCAGTGCACAGTTCAAGGATTGGCTGCAGTCGATCAAGCGGTCAGTTAATGTCCACAATTATAGCATAACTTACATTGCAGCCTTTGATAAAAGCATTCAGTATTgagcaacaagaaaacaacTGCTTTTATATGTTAGTTTTGAATATTGTTTATGCTATTAACCGATGTACGAAGCGACCTCGTATAAAATGCAATTCCAAATCAAAACTTTCCATAAATTTGATGTAATTAAACTGTAAATGAAACTTGCAAACTCGAATATCTTAAATAATCTTTGTAGTCCGAAGTTTTTACCCTTATGTAGTCTGCAATGTAAAAGAGTACTTGATGTGTGACAGCatgattaaaatttgttttattgcagCTCAAAGTCGTGCAAGAAGGAACTCTG
This region includes:
- the LOC133849488 gene encoding zinc finger SWIM domain-containing protein 8 homolog — encoded protein: MDRFSFDDSIRFEEDSLCSWSSEAESLCNNWRGWKKPTNGTGLAASGAVNGGGIASISGATQSNSSNGGSGSTFGTNACGGASGGNGNNGMTSAGGSLATGVQCGRYYEVSSLAELAARCVASYIPFELVEHVYPPVPEQLQLRIAFWSFPDNEEDIRLYSCLANSSADEFNRGDQLFRWRAVKDPLQIGFHLSASVVSQTPRTFFNVAVTFDRRRISSCNCTCTSSAYWCSHVVAVCLHRIHCPLEVCLRAPVSESLTRLQRDQLQKFAQYLISELPQQILPTAQRLLDELLSAQPTAINTVCGAPDPTAGASINDQTSWYLDEKTLHNNIKRILIKFILPAPIVFSDVNYLTNSAPPAAAEWTSLLRPLRGREPEGMWNLLSIVREMYRRCDRNAVRLLEIITEECMACDQMLIWWFQTKLALMMGSHGHSGGKHSNTHSNSTALQHACSSLCDEIVALWRLAALNPGLAPDERDMLHAQFTAWHLKILDRVVKSRMMPPSYSNKHQQNSRSETELFIGFKPAIEACYLDWEDYPIAGVTHTHDTNPIYYSPFTCFKHTDVKGEPGTGAGASQLNATQALMSNNKHYNYFSASNDHGLHASAFKQRPERSGYRERFDASGAELFGSPSEQPSINAVLMLARVNAACGMGVDRDAITLAANSQPTQQQQQQQQLANVAGVANAKANAATAGVGGGGVASAPGASTATGGGGGGGGDGNRSSASSEGFCENDDFGGDNSSSHNYCTDRTPKVVGQKSLTESDSQSSFDAVSQQSKDAVTSSPDEAGVGAAVSAVALPVPGTPDYRQQTSSTSDTSSASSASSSASTASGSSNSSTSYMLKSVAAAAAAVAQQQQQQQQQQQQQQQQQQQVSRRLSKDESFSSSSDEFVAQVAAADVNAAVAAAAGELTPVASTSAAARAALAAKAAPTSAAAATAVGATTSATTATGGATTAAATGGATAGAAATAGAAASNYALPAVELPCSSSSLAARGVALANEKPHIFSNVRPSEDAWDILLARAEGLHAHGHGREACILAVRLAEQMLANPPNLLMELPPAPKRKGKKQNVNPISHQLTVVASSTLSKCAFLCTVLSENSEHYHIGFRICLFALEMPRPPASTKPLEVKLANQEADILALLKRLPLGVAELQVIRERAEQLRSGTFKTRGEALLPINLATFIFDALVTTASAKFPSNAAAELAGMTRRSNPAVFKQLSEENMGFEAAVAALGLKANVSEAEHPLLCEGTRRQRGELALTLLSHYKDEPRKIAKIMEKLLDREIHTLLKAPLLPAYYSSHPPVRTPSSQQSLRRDDHEYGGAGSSGAGGAGGSGVGGSAPFNLCELLPNDYGSVGGNSRPHSSTSAELELSMCALSMASSSNQSCSSNNAQAPTGLVPCQNNSGSNNPGAAAAAVGAVGGATGGAAVGSSGAPAVGGTSNSGGNSNNASGNNTGSGGNGNGNNPTNSSRSKESRYKGKRAYPSIPNQPSEASAHFMFELAKNVLNKAGGNSSTSLFTQASTSQNHHGPHRALHMCAFQLGLYALGLHNCVSPNWLSRTYSSHVSWILGQAMEIGAPAISFLIDTWEAHLTPPEAAGMADRASRGWDSNMVYPAAELALSVLPHAAALNPNEIQRAILQCKEQSDLMLERACLTVETAAKGGGVYPEVLFQVARYWYELYTRNAPNNSVADYEQHDEQLEHSAVSLSALIESHELQQQQQQQQQQQQQQQQQQQQQQQQQQLMNAAAAAAGGAGPLPGPPVVSSAPQPFQPGVATLAPIGLAPYGPYTFCQSIYAHHHNLSYPPGQMQMYISAGLPPPPQTLYTGYAQQQQPPPPPNGQPSHGQHGQPQQASQQQQQQQQQQQQQQQQQQQQQQQLAPPSVVHAAPPGHQPPPAFQAPPPGAFQSLPPQAYQSLQQGPPGPPMGPMAPAYYGPPPPPPPNGPPGGVGVPLRQHPGQHPAQHPPQHAVYPFMQQQAPPPPPQQQQPPPSQPPVRQRQPQHQFSPTQMRYLLVAYNVGMLAMETLARRVHDDRPQAKYARHPPYGEDVKWLLRISKKLGNQYLHQFCICAVNSIVSPFVLHDVAIESAHYLGRNNHQLVMQHLRSALMPLVQKCQQMYIQCIHQKLYHLTQGDYEEFVSIVFAARAAFHITPEGSAQFKDWLQSIKRSKSCKKELWTQINAALQTNSK